The following proteins are encoded in a genomic region of Bacteriovorax sp. Seq25_V:
- a CDS encoding response regulator transcription factor, whose amino-acid sequence MSMRQSVLLVDDCQDIRLLVSKVLDPQYEVVSVGTAEEGLAKAWELKPNLIILDIMLDDQSGYELCSQIKSIEELKNTPIIFISSKTGANSRITGYKLGAVHYLEKPFETEELRAIIQTVLSNLKTESVLEVVEYEDISLNIPSQEVLIRGDKIHFTSSEFKIIHLLLKNSQRVLSRESILNHIAPDNHKVNDRMIDTYISSIRRKIKPSNYAIKSVYGEGYKIIQLA is encoded by the coding sequence ATGAGCATGCGACAATCAGTATTACTAGTAGATGACTGCCAAGATATCAGACTATTAGTTTCCAAGGTACTAGACCCTCAGTACGAAGTTGTAAGTGTTGGAACAGCGGAAGAAGGACTTGCCAAGGCATGGGAACTTAAACCAAATCTCATTATCCTAGATATCATGCTTGATGATCAAAGTGGATACGAACTTTGTAGTCAGATTAAATCAATTGAAGAGTTAAAGAATACACCAATTATTTTTATAAGTTCTAAAACAGGTGCAAACTCTAGAATCACTGGTTACAAGCTAGGAGCCGTACACTATCTGGAAAAACCTTTTGAAACAGAAGAGCTTAGAGCGATTATCCAAACAGTTCTCTCAAATTTAAAAACTGAATCTGTGCTTGAAGTAGTTGAGTACGAAGATATTTCTTTAAATATTCCATCACAAGAAGTTCTTATTCGTGGAGATAAAATTCACTTCACTTCGAGTGAGTTTAAAATTATTCACCTACTTCTTAAAAACTCTCAAAGAGTTCTTTCAAGAGAATCAATTCTTAATCATATCGCGCCGGATAACCACAAGGTCAATGATCGTATGATTGATACTTACATTAGTTCGATTAGAAGAAAAATTAAACCTTCCAACTATGCGATTAAATCTGTATATGGAGAAGGTTATAAAATTATTCAACTAGCCTAA
- a CDS encoding D-glycerate dehydrogenase has product MAHIFCTKTIIDASFKLLLDSGHSLEVWDDKRDGPISYDILVKKASQADALITMLSDKIDKNLLDQCPKLKVISQYAVGINNIDLKECENRAIKVFNTPDVLTDASAELGFALLLACARKIIPAYENAKQGKWRGWEPMGFLGKSLKGLKLGIIGPGKIGQEFARLCAKGLEMEVSYFGPSEKPEFAAKRVDLTTLLKDSDIISIHCPLTDDTRELIGENELRQMKADAILINTARGEVINQDALVKVLKEGHLHSVGLDVTSPEPLSPEHELFQLSNVLIMPHIASATVKARIDMANLVCENINNFI; this is encoded by the coding sequence ATGGCCCACATATTCTGTACTAAAACAATTATTGATGCTTCTTTCAAGCTATTACTTGACTCTGGACACTCACTAGAGGTCTGGGACGACAAGAGAGATGGACCAATTAGCTATGATATTCTAGTAAAAAAAGCATCGCAAGCGGATGCTCTCATCACAATGTTAAGTGACAAGATTGATAAGAATCTTCTCGACCAATGCCCTAAGCTTAAAGTGATTTCCCAGTATGCAGTTGGGATTAATAATATTGATTTAAAAGAATGTGAAAATAGAGCAATAAAAGTTTTTAACACTCCGGATGTGCTAACCGATGCCTCTGCCGAACTTGGATTCGCTCTACTACTAGCGTGTGCTCGTAAAATAATTCCAGCATATGAAAATGCCAAGCAAGGAAAATGGAGAGGCTGGGAGCCAATGGGTTTTCTAGGAAAATCACTTAAGGGACTTAAGCTTGGAATCATTGGCCCAGGAAAGATTGGTCAAGAGTTTGCTCGCCTATGTGCCAAAGGGCTTGAGATGGAAGTTTCATATTTTGGCCCAAGCGAGAAGCCAGAGTTTGCAGCAAAGCGAGTTGACCTTACGACACTTTTAAAAGACTCAGATATTATCTCGATTCACTGTCCTCTCACTGATGACACCCGTGAACTGATTGGAGAAAACGAGCTTCGCCAAATGAAAGCTGACGCTATTCTAATCAATACGGCGCGCGGTGAAGTTATTAATCAGGATGCCCTAGTAAAAGTGCTAAAGGAAGGCCATTTACACTCTGTGGGCCTTGATGTGACATCTCCAGAGCCTCTTTCGCCAGAACATGAGTTGTTTCAATTATCTAACGTGTTGATTATGCCTCATATCGCTTCGGCCACAGTAAAAGCGAGAATAGATATGGCCAATTTAGTGTGTGAAAACATAAACAATTTCATTTGA
- a CDS encoding S8 family serine peptidase: MKHIIGTTARFAVTLSLLSGFATNAATIAIIDSGTDMKHELIAPKAWVNDLEIPDNGRDEDRNGYQDDIHGWNFAESNNQVIDYKYLGTLNDDIRKFFTVQAKAIKGTVTEEELTWMRTIVKNEEFIKRISIYGNFMHGTHVAGISAMKSDDAKILAVKLIPTEVKLPGQKIAEGADKGFVEKLVYKAIDFLAVQQMTMMEEIGYYVDGHKARVANGSFGTGYPQAKMIVETVYKQVLKKEPAPEDVEKFAKYFINALVKEGIRMPKAAPNTLFVFAAGNDGLDNDTYPTSPTNVQADNVISVAATIDYNAIAPFSNYGKTMVDVAAPGVAIRSAAPGNEYIQVSGTSQAAPFVAGVAGKILDTNPELSPLEVKKIIMGTVDKKDFLTGKVITNGIVNLGRAVRAADISRSSSVDEAIKISLNEVNDVPTSESVLKPVMVPGMILPLPSQFK; the protein is encoded by the coding sequence ATGAAACATATTATTGGAACGACTGCGCGTTTTGCAGTTACTCTATCTCTTCTTAGTGGTTTTGCAACGAATGCTGCTACTATTGCAATTATCGATTCTGGTACAGATATGAAACATGAACTTATTGCTCCAAAGGCATGGGTTAATGATCTTGAAATTCCTGATAACGGACGTGATGAAGACCGCAATGGTTACCAAGATGATATCCATGGTTGGAACTTTGCTGAATCAAACAATCAAGTAATCGATTATAAATACCTTGGCACATTAAATGACGATATTCGTAAGTTCTTCACGGTACAAGCGAAAGCGATTAAAGGAACTGTTACAGAAGAAGAACTAACTTGGATGAGAACTATCGTGAAAAACGAGGAGTTCATTAAAAGAATTTCTATCTATGGTAACTTCATGCACGGAACACACGTTGCTGGTATTTCTGCAATGAAGTCTGATGATGCAAAAATCCTTGCTGTGAAACTTATTCCAACAGAAGTGAAACTTCCAGGACAAAAAATTGCTGAAGGTGCAGATAAAGGTTTCGTAGAAAAACTTGTTTACAAGGCGATTGATTTCTTAGCTGTTCAACAAATGACGATGATGGAAGAAATCGGTTATTACGTAGATGGACATAAAGCACGTGTTGCCAATGGGTCTTTTGGTACTGGTTATCCTCAGGCTAAGATGATTGTTGAAACTGTTTATAAACAAGTACTGAAAAAAGAACCAGCACCGGAAGATGTTGAAAAGTTTGCAAAGTACTTCATTAATGCTCTTGTAAAAGAAGGAATCAGAATGCCAAAGGCCGCACCAAATACTCTATTTGTATTTGCCGCTGGTAATGATGGTCTTGATAACGATACATACCCAACAAGTCCAACTAACGTACAAGCTGATAATGTTATTTCTGTTGCAGCTACAATTGATTACAATGCAATCGCTCCATTTTCTAACTATGGAAAAACGATGGTAGACGTTGCTGCTCCAGGTGTTGCAATTAGATCAGCAGCTCCAGGGAATGAGTACATTCAAGTATCAGGTACATCTCAAGCAGCGCCATTTGTTGCTGGTGTAGCAGGAAAAATTCTTGATACAAACCCAGAGCTTTCTCCACTTGAGGTTAAGAAAATCATCATGGGAACAGTTGATAAGAAAGACTTCCTTACAGGAAAAGTTATTACAAACGGTATTGTAAATCTTGGACGTGCAGTAAGAGCTGCAGATATTTCAAGATCATCTTCTGTTGATGAAGCGATCAAGATCTCTCTAAACGAAGTCAATGATGTTCCAACATCAGAGTCTGTCTTGAAGCCAGTTATGGTTCCAGGAATGATTCTTCCTCTACCATCACAATTTAAATAG